One Drechmeria coniospora strain ARSEF 6962 chromosome 01, whole genome shotgun sequence genomic region harbors:
- a CDS encoding hypothetical protein (related to TATA-binding protein associated factor 2N): MDYEAAGGDRYDDDAPRYERDNRSASPRPAREDHEGTRRRTASPNGNADSGPKESSGHRGDDEDGSINPGSNLFVTGIHPRLSEADVAKMFEKYGDVEKCQIMRDPHTKESRGFGFVKMVTPDQAEAAREGLQGEQIEGRTLSIEKARRARPRTPTPGKYFGPPKREDGPRPRWDDRRRGGGYGGSGGRDDYRYRGYERGYDRRSDDRRYEDRGGYREDRRDYDRGGYGRDYDRSYDRRDRGGDDHYNRDRYGGGGRDDRYNQRSGGGGYDRDRYDRQGDRDSGRTRESGGGGSGYGESAARSEAREPYGGSKYH; the protein is encoded by the exons ATGGACTACGAAGCCGCAGGTGGCGATCGGTATGACG ATGACGCGCCGCGGTATGAGCGTGACAACAGGAGCGCATCTCCTCGCCCCGCCCGAGAGGATCATGAGGGCACCCGTCGCCGCACTGCATCTCCTAACGGCAATGCCGATAG TGGTCCCAAGGAGTCATCCGGCCACAGGGgggacgacgaagatggcTCAATCAACCCAGGCTCTAACCTCTTCGTCACCGGTATCCACCCACGCCTTTCCGAAGCCGATGTTGCCAAAATGTTCGAAAAATACGGTGATGTTGAGAAATGCCAGATCATGCGCGACCCTCACACAAAGGAGTCCCGCGGCTTTGGGTTCGTCAAGATGGTCACGCCTGACCAGGCCGAAGCTGCTAGAGAAGGCCTCCAAGGGGAGCAGATCGAGGGCCGTACCTTGAGCATCGAAAAGGCTCGCCGCGCTCGACCTCGCACTCCGACGCCCGGCAAATACTTTGGCCCACCTAAGCGAG AGGACGGACCACGCCCTCGCTGGGAcgaccgccgccgtggcggcggTTACGGAGGCTCTGGTGGCCGCGATGACTACCGCTACCGTGGCTATGAGCGAGGCTACGACCGCCGAAGCGACGACCGCCGCTATGAAGACCGAGGCGGATACCGCGAGGACCGTCGTGACTACGACCGAGGTGGCTATGGCCGTGACTACGACCGCAGCTACGACCGCCGTgaccgcggcggcgacgatcaCTACAACCGCGACCGGTACGGCGGAGGCGGTCGAGATGACCGCTACAACCagcgaagcggcggcggtggctaTGATCGCGACCGATACGATCGCCAGGGTGATCGTGATTCTGGACGCACCAGGgagtccggcggcggcggttccGGTTATGGCGAGTCGGCCGCTCGATCCGAGGCACGAGAACCGTATGGAGGTTCGAAATATCACTGA
- a CDS encoding DUF1793-domain-containing protein, producing the protein MVYLVLLIAATAVLASTLKPPVLPLLVRNPYLSAWMSNARDPPWEHWPMFWTGQPVRQAWERLMPYEVLTDPPNQLGLSVMVFVPHTKTVYPLLGRPVDSLPELDELSVKFPVYKGASFDASTTNLTYSVSSADSSRRSNSIVLSFLSPITPLSTLRQSMPAAYLTVYAEGVSDIVVYADVNGEWLSGNGDSKIEWQLREPSAGPTKSWHVSRATQLLFTEFSDRAEWGTFHFTGPRAVQHQSGPAAAVRLQFATKGYLTGEVDNRFRPIKDSEPVFAFALPINLTGTGADRKTKRASVTFTVALAHDSVAQFAAARGLTYMRPLWASYFHNTIHMLDYHYSDFEIASKLARSYSQQLEVDAVASGSHAYRDITFLSARQVMGATQFSGTPDSPLLFLKEISSNGNFQTVDVIFPAFPFFLYTNPRWLAYLLEPLLEHQLSGQYPNNYSMHDLGAHFPNATGHADGKDEYMPLEECGNMLIMGLALVNSMRHRSHAAWATAMEGSNAPERVQATDAALIPLQLDSLRMDRPIRRTAEDAAVSWASRSLKLWKRWAGYLLRESLMPRNQLSTDDFAGWLANQTNLALKGIIGIRAMADISELVGDRQDAHEYESVSRSFVVKWLEYGLARDGTHAKLAYSWYGSWTTLYNLFADSMLCFHTPGVSPSSLGRLQKPLGKRAKDALLPDRLYRMQSTWYHAVRQRYGLPLDSRHLYTKSDWELFAAAVASRKTRNAIVESVALWVNETVTDGPLTDLYDTEGDGNFSPIRFMARPVVGGHFARLALERACEGKATTALAFLDEGSENT; encoded by the exons ATGGTGTATCTCGTGCTTCTGATTGCCGCGACGGCAGTCCTCGCTTCCACCCTCAAACCGCCTGTTCTCCCACTTCTGGTCCGGAATCCCTACCTGAGTGCATGGATGTCAAATGCTCGCGACCCTCCGTGGGAACATTGGCCCATGTTCTGGACTGGCCAGCCGGTGCGTCAAGCGTGGGAGCGATTGATGCCCTACGAAGTGCTGACAGATCCTCCCAACCAGCTCGGCTTGTCTGTCATGGTCTTCGTGCCACACACGAAGACCGTATACCCGTTGCTAGGCCGGCCTGTCGACTCTCTGCCGGAATTGGACGA GTTGTCTGTCAAGTTTCCAGTGTACAAAGGGGCCTCCTTTGACGCGTCCACGACCAATCTCACATATTCAGTCAGCTCCGCCGACAGTTCTCGCCGCTCAAACTCGATAGTGTTATCATTTCTGTCACCCATTACCCCACTGTCAACTCTTCGCCAGTCCATGCCGGCCGCCTACTTGACCGTCTATGCTGAGGGAGTCTCTGACATTGTCGTCTACGCAGATGTGAACGGGGAATGGCTCAGCGGAAACGGAGACAGCAAGATCGAGTGGCAGCTTCgggagccgtcggccggccctACGAAGTCGTGGCACGTGTCGCGCGCAACACAACTTCTCTTCACCGAGTTCTCGGACAGGGCCGAATGGGGAACCTTTCATTTCACCGGTCCACGTGCTGTGCAACATCAGTCAGGaccagctgccgccgtccgccTTCAGTTTGCGACGAAAGGTTATCTGACAGGAGAGGTCGACAACCGTTTTCGGCCCATCAAGGATTCCGAGCCCGTTTTCGCCTTTGCTCTCCCGATAAACCTCACTGGAACAGGAGCGGATCGGAAGACGAAGCGTGCAAGCGTAACGTTTACCGTGGCTCTTGCCCATGATTCCGTCGCCCAGTTTGCTGCCGCGCGAGGGCTGACGTATATGCGCCCGCTATGGGCCTCATACTTTCATAACACCATCCACATGCTGGACTATCACTACTCTGACTTTGAGATAGCATCAAAGCTGGCACGGAGCTACTCGCAACAGCTCGAGGTTGATGCCGTCGCCTCTGGCTCCCATGCCTACCGTGACATCACCTTCCTGTCTGCCCGTCAAGTCATGGGCGCTACGCAGTTCTCAGGCACGCCAGACAgccccctcctcttcctcaaGGAAATATCATCCAACGGCAACTTCCAAACCGTCGATGTCATATTCCCGGCATTCCCTTTCTTCCTCTACACAAACCCTCGCTGGCTGGCGTACTTGCTCGAGCCACTCCTCGAGCATCAGCTCAGTGGCCAGTATCCCAACAACTACAGCATGCACGACCTAGGGGCGCATTTCCCGAACGCGACGGGTCATGCGGATGGCAAGGACGAGTATATGCCCCTGGAGGAGTGTGGGAATATGCTCATCATGGGACTTGCCCTCGTGAATTCGATGCGTCATCGGTCACACGCCGCATGGGCTACAGCCATGGAGGGATCGAATGCGCCGGAGCGCGTCCAGGCGACCGATGCGGCTCTGATCCCGTTGCAGCTTGACTCCTTGCGAATGGACCGGCCTATCCGGAGaacggccgaggatgcggcTGTGTCCTGGGCATCGAGGTCGCTCAAGCTGTGGAAGCGATGGGCGGGCTATCTGCTTCGGGAGTCGCTCATGCCTCGCAATCAGTTGAGCACCGACGATTTTGCTGGCTGGCTTGCGAACCAAACGAATTTGGCACTCAAGGGTATCATCGGAATCCGGGCAATGGCCGATATTTCGGAGCTTGTGGGTGACCGCCAGGACGCGCATGAGTATGAGAGTGTTTCTCGCTCCTTCGTCGTGAAATGGTTGGAGTATGGCCTCGCCCGGGACGGGACGCATGCCAAGCTTGCGTACTCGTGGTATGGTTCTTGGACTACCCTCTACAACCTATTTGCAGACTCTATGCTCTGTTTCCACACCCCCGGCGTCTCACCCTCATCGCTGGGTCGACTACAGAAACCGCTGGGCAAGCGTGCCAAGGACGCCCTGCTGCCCGACCGCCTCTACCGCATGCAGAGCACATGGTATCACGCAGTCCGTCAGCGGTACGGGCTGCCTCTCGACAGCAGACATCTCTACACCAAAAGCGACTGGGAACTCTTTGCTGCCGCGGTGGCCAGTAGGAAGACTCGGAACGCCATAGTGGAAAGTGTTGCCCTATGGGTGAACGAGACGGTGACAG ATGGACCTCTGACCGACCTGTACGACACCGAGGGTGACGGCAACTTCTCGCCTATCAGGTTCATGGCCCGGCCAGTTGTAGGCGGCCATTTCGCGAGACTGGCCCTGGAGCGAGCGTGCGAAGGAAAGGCAACGACAGCACTCGCTTTTCTCGACGAAGGCAGTGAAAATACATAA